From the Cohaesibacter sp. ES.047 genome, one window contains:
- a CDS encoding type II toxin-antitoxin system ParD family antitoxin: protein MNTTDKAVEIGTYFEQFISSQVATGRFASDADVLQAGLRLLEEQQIQFNLKKSELENKDAGLVGALDDQNPDVRGVSQSVTEAMRTLASVAGDSEQSIPAIPATKGLLRSQIAAE from the coding sequence GTGAATACGACAGACAAAGCGGTAGAAATCGGCACCTATTTCGAACAGTTCATCTCCAGCCAGGTGGCCACCGGACGTTTTGCAAGCGACGCGGACGTGTTGCAGGCAGGCCTCCGCCTTCTGGAAGAACAGCAGATCCAGTTCAACCTCAAAAAGAGCGAACTGGAAAACAAAGATGCCGGTCTTGTCGGCGCGCTGGATGATCAGAACCCGGATGTTCGGGGCGTTTCTCAATCCGTAACCGAAGCCATGCGAACGCTGGCCTCTGTTGCTGGAGACTCCGAGCAGAGCATCCCGGCGATCCCAGCCACTAAAGGCCTCTTGCGCTCTCAGATCGCGGCTGAATAG
- the thrC gene encoding threonine synthase codes for MKYLSTRGGAPELGFCDAILAGLASDGGLYLPKVWPTLTDEEIADLAGKSYADIAFAVMKPYVDGEIPDATFRTMINEAYATFRHEAVTPLVQTGANEFVLELFHGPTLAFKDVAMQLLARLMDFVLEQRDARATIVGATSGDTGGAAIEAFKGRANTDIFILFPEGRVSEVQQRQMTSVLDDNVHCIALKGHFDDCQAIVKDMFAHENFRKTVALSGVNSINWGRIMAQVVYYFAAAVALGAPKRSVSFTVPTGNFGDIFAGYVAKKMGLPIDKLVIATNQNDILARTIETGTYEVLGVTPSVSPSMDIQVSSNFERLLFELHDRDSETVCRMMSGLKQSGSFTIAEAPLTALRESFAADRASEAATAATIQAVFGASGYLLDPHSAVGVHVARKLAEEEAAADAQGESAGPKSPMIVLSTAHPAKFPKAVEDASGYHPDLPAWLSDLLDREEKLSSIDNSVEAVEAFILSHARAVQNQD; via the coding sequence GTGAAATATTTGAGCACGCGGGGCGGAGCCCCTGAACTGGGTTTCTGTGATGCAATCCTGGCTGGCCTTGCCAGCGATGGGGGGCTCTATCTGCCAAAGGTCTGGCCGACCCTGACTGACGAGGAAATCGCGGATCTTGCGGGCAAGAGCTATGCCGACATCGCCTTTGCCGTTATGAAGCCCTATGTCGATGGCGAGATCCCCGATGCGACTTTCCGCACCATGATCAACGAGGCCTATGCCACCTTCCGGCACGAGGCGGTGACGCCGCTGGTGCAGACCGGGGCAAACGAGTTCGTTCTTGAGCTGTTTCACGGTCCGACGCTTGCCTTCAAGGATGTGGCGATGCAATTGCTGGCGCGGCTGATGGACTTTGTCCTAGAGCAGCGCGATGCGCGTGCCACGATTGTCGGTGCGACGTCCGGCGATACGGGTGGTGCCGCGATTGAAGCCTTCAAGGGACGCGCGAACACCGACATCTTCATTCTCTTCCCCGAGGGGCGTGTCTCCGAGGTCCAGCAACGTCAGATGACGTCGGTGCTTGATGACAATGTGCATTGCATCGCGCTCAAGGGCCACTTCGATGATTGTCAGGCAATCGTCAAGGACATGTTTGCACACGAGAACTTTCGAAAGACGGTGGCGTTGTCCGGTGTGAATTCCATCAACTGGGGCCGCATCATGGCTCAGGTGGTCTATTACTTCGCCGCCGCCGTTGCTTTGGGCGCGCCGAAGCGATCTGTTTCCTTCACGGTGCCGACGGGCAATTTCGGCGATATCTTCGCAGGCTATGTCGCCAAGAAAATGGGCCTGCCCATCGACAAGCTGGTGATTGCGACCAACCAGAACGACATTCTGGCTCGCACCATCGAGACGGGCACCTATGAGGTGCTCGGTGTGACCCCGTCCGTCTCGCCCAGCATGGACATTCAGGTCTCCTCGAACTTCGAGCGCCTTCTATTCGAGCTTCATGATCGTGATAGCGAGACTGTCTGTCGCATGATGTCTGGTCTCAAACAGTCCGGCTCGTTCACCATTGCCGAGGCGCCCCTTACGGCGTTGCGCGAGAGTTTTGCGGCTGACCGGGCCAGCGAAGCGGCCACCGCCGCCACGATTCAGGCGGTCTTCGGGGCGTCGGGCTATCTGCTCGACCCACATTCCGCGGTCGGCGTGCATGTTGCCCGCAAACTGGCCGAGGAAGAAGCCGCGGCAGACGCGCAAGGTGAAAGTGCGGGGCCGAAAAGCCCGATGATCGTCTTGTCGACAGCACACCCGGCCAAGTTCCCCAAAGCCGTTGAAGACGCATCCGGGTACCATCCCGATTTGCCCGCCTGGTTGTCGGACCTCTTGGACAGGGAGGAAAAGCTGTCAAGCATCGACAATAGTGTCGAGGCGGTCGAGGCTTTCATTCTCTCCCATGCAAGGGCTGTCCAAAATCAGGATTGA